A stretch of the Clavibacter sp. B3I6 genome encodes the following:
- a CDS encoding SseB family protein, giving the protein MTGSTPHADSAGTPWAGRSFEPTAFPGDDGSAPPALADALARHGRGEAGQADVVDALREARLLIPLVARLGEEGVNDAGLRVDKSAELSIITVAGPDGRTVMPVFTSVAAMGRWNPAARPVPADAVRVALAAASEETDLVVLDPMSETEFVLRRPAVWAVARSLPWTPSPEDPEVAAALQASVVEEPAVVALGTSAGDPRARLAGPELMIALELVDGLDRTALDALLARLQGEWSRSAVLAERVDSMGLRIVSAR; this is encoded by the coding sequence ATGACGGGCTCCACGCCGCACGCCGACTCGGCCGGGACCCCCTGGGCCGGTCGTTCCTTCGAGCCCACCGCCTTCCCCGGGGACGACGGGTCCGCGCCGCCTGCCCTGGCCGACGCGCTGGCGCGGCACGGCCGCGGCGAGGCCGGCCAGGCGGACGTCGTCGACGCCCTGCGGGAGGCGCGCCTGCTCATCCCGCTGGTGGCCCGCCTCGGCGAGGAGGGCGTGAACGACGCCGGCCTCAGGGTCGACAAGAGCGCGGAGCTCTCCATCATCACGGTCGCGGGACCCGACGGGCGAACGGTGATGCCGGTATTCACGTCGGTCGCCGCCATGGGCCGCTGGAACCCCGCCGCGCGTCCCGTGCCCGCCGACGCCGTGCGCGTCGCGCTGGCCGCGGCGAGCGAGGAGACCGACCTCGTCGTGCTGGACCCGATGTCGGAGACGGAGTTCGTGCTGCGGCGCCCGGCCGTGTGGGCCGTGGCGCGGTCGCTGCCGTGGACGCCGAGCCCGGAGGACCCCGAGGTCGCCGCCGCGCTCCAGGCGAGCGTCGTCGAGGAGCCCGCGGTCGTCGCGCTGGGCACGTCGGCGGGCGATCCCCGGGCGCGCCTCGCGGGCCCGGAGCTGATGATCGCGCTCGAGCTCGTCGACGGCCTCGACCGCACCGCGCTGGACGCGCTGCTCGCGCGCCTGCAGGGGGAGTGGTCGCGGAGCGCCGTGCTCGCCGAGCGGGTCGACAGCATGGGCCTGCGCATCGTCTCGGCCCGCTGA